The sequence below is a genomic window from Cicer arietinum cultivar CDC Frontier isolate Library 1 chromosome 6, Cicar.CDCFrontier_v2.0, whole genome shotgun sequence.
TGTCGTTAAAGTAATTTTTGGACACTTTGATGATGAATTGCCTATGAATGTTGGGTTTGATGAGGTCCAAATAAGTGGCAATGGAGTTGAAGGACACGGAGGGGTAGGTGGTAAGGAATCTCAGAGTCAAGgtgaaattgagaagaagaaTGGTGCAAGTAAGAAATGGTCTAATACTAgtaaaaagaagaaacaaagtACTGGTAAGAAAAGAGGGAGACCTAAGAAGATTTGTGTTAATAAAGAACATATTGTGGATGAAGATGTGGAGGTTAATGTGTCAAGTAATGACTATTTTATTTTGGCTTCAACTAGAAAAGAGCATGTAATGCAAACTAAGAAGGAATTATGTGATGAAGAGTATTTTATAGAGGAATTGGAGAGTGATGAATCACAAGAAAATGGTGATGAAGAGGGCACTAAAGAGAAGTATCCTTTATTTGTCATGCCAAAAAAATGGAAGATTATTTGGGTTTTAGGAAGCCTTTTCACCTGTAATGAAGAATTTAAGGAGACCATGATAACATATGCCAATCATAATGGGAGGGATTTgaagtttataaaaaatgacaatcTAAGAGTGAGAGTTAAATGCAAGGAAGGTTGTGAGTGGTTTGTCTATTGTGTAAAGTTATCTGATGAAGATACATGACAACTTAGAAAACTAATTGGCACAATTCATGTAATAGAGAGTATAAGGTCAAATTTATGAGATCAAGGTGGCTCGAGAAAATATTGTACTCAACAGTGAAGGAGAACCCgaacataaaaattatagatattTCTAACAAGGTTCATCAAAAGTGGAATGTTGGAGTGAGTAAAATGAAGGCATGCATCGCAGGTAGGGTTGTAATTGATATGATTGATGAATAATTCAGAGAGTAATATCTAAGATTATATGATTATTGTCATGAATTATTACGATCAAATCCAAATAGTACTATTAAGTTACAACTCCAAGCTACAAATTCAGAGGTAACATATAATGATTATGTGGACAAACCACTTTTACCAAGTTTGCAACGCTTATATATGTGTCTTAATGGATGTAAAGAGAGTTTCATGACTTGTAGACCAATAATTGGTTTTGATGGTTGTTTCCTTAAAGGGTATTATGGGGGTATGATTCTTGGTGTTGTGGATAGAGACTCAAATGACCAAATGCTTTCAATTGTTGTGCCTATAGTTAAAGGTGAGACAAGAGATTCATTGACTTGGTTccttaaattattaattgatgACTTGGGTGAACAACAAGCATGCAAATTCTACACTTTTATATCTGATCAGCAAAATGTATTCATTTAAGTgcaattatttattattcatttatgttattttatttatttatgtaaatttttctTGTTTATGTTAGGGACTGTTGTCTGCAATGGATGAGTTGCTTCGTGGGGTTGAACAAAAGTTTTTGTGTAAGACACTTCTATAACAAATTTAGAAAAATGCACCCAGGAAAGAAGCTTAAGGAGTTGATTTGGAAGGCAACCAAGTCAACATATCATCAAGCATGGGAAAGAGAAATGAAAGAGTTGAGGAAGGTTAACGAAGAAGCCTACAAATATTTGGTGAAGATTCCACCAAGATTTTGGTCAAAGTCAAGATTTAGTTTCAATTCTAAATGTGATGTGTTTGTCAACAATATGTAAGAGACATTCAATAGTCATAATTGGACCAAGAGGAAAACACATAGCGTTAATGCTTGAAGGCATCAAATTGTACTTAATGGAAAGGCGGGCAACAAATAGAACTACATTAGAAAGGTACACTTGTTCTGTTCTGCCTCGAATCAAGAAAAAGTTAGAAAAGgaacaaaaattattaagaaTGTGGATGTGTAGGTAATATTGtggttctatttttttaatttttgttatgttatgattgttttttaattcttgttaattatgtcatgtgttaatttgattatatgttTATTCTTATTGAACAAAGTATGTTGGTGAAAACATATATGGAATTAGTAACATTAACTGCACATAAGACAAGTTTGTGCTATAATTGAAAAATAGAGAATGTTCATGTAGGAAGTGAATGCTTATTGGAATTCCTTGATTCCGACATATTATAGGGGAGAGACATATGCAGCTTGTTACCGACCTTTTATTTACCCAACAAATGGACATAATATATGGCCTCAAACTTCATATCTTGATGTCTTACCACCACCATCAAGAAAGCTTCCAGGAAGGCccaaaagaacaaaaaacaaAGATGGCGATGAAAAAAATAAGGACTCAATAATGATTAGTAGGAAATGGATGCCAAGTAAATGCACCAAGTGTAAACAACCTGGTCATAACAAGGTATCGTGTCCAAGCCAAACCCTATAGCCAGACTCAAACTGAAGTTGGCCAAGCCCAAACTCAACCTGACCAGACCCAAACTCAACCTGCCCAAGCCAAAACACAACCTATCAAACCCAGAGAAAGACCCAAGAAAATCCAACCCGCACAAGCCCAATCTCAACTTGACCATGCCAAAACACAACCTGTCAAACCCAAAGGAATACCCAAGAAAAACCAACCCACACAAGCCCAATCTCAACCTGACTAGGCCAAAACACAACCTGTCAAACCAAGAGGAAGACCCAAGAAAAACCAACCCACACAAGCCCAATCTCAACCTGACCAGGCCAAAACACAACATGTCAAACCTAGAGGAAGACCCAAGAATGCACAAGCTCAATCCCAACATGCACAAGCTCAGCTCCAACCGGCACAAGGTCAGCCCCAACATGCACAAGCTCAACCCCATCATGCACAAGCTCAGTCCCAGCATGGACAAGCTCAGTTCCAACATTTTTCTGCTGCAACACAACATGTTCAAGCTCAATCAAGCACTTTTAGACCAAAGTTCAAAATATAGAGGATATAATATTAGGATCTGTCACTTTTAGATATGTCATTTTTTGTATGTCTTTGTACCACCTAAAACATGTTTACTTTGTGTCAGTTTATGTTTTTGTCAGTTTTTGATCAATTTATGCCATTATGTCTTTTGTACCACCTGAAACATGTTTACTTTGTTCTGAATGGAATGGAGTACGTTTGTGAAATGAATAATGTGCATGAATGAATTATGAATGAAGCAGAAACAAGATTAAGAAAGAATGAGAAGTTTGTTGATTGTCTCAGTTTTTGAATGAATTATGAATGAAGCAGGAACATGAATAAGAAATGtgaattatgaatgaattatgcaTAAACATCTATAAGGACATTCTGCATTCTTTAAGGAAATTATGTGTTGGGTGTCCTCTAAATTTTGCATTctttatgaataaataaattttgcttCTCAATTTCTCAAGAATTCAGAATTATGTATTATGCATTATGTGATGGCTTTATTCATTGTCTAATACTCCAATATTATATCAGTTTGATTTTCTAAGATAGAGCAGTTgaacaatattatatttttctgattttatGAGATTCATAGCAGCATGATTCCTTTTTTACTATACAAATTGatccttattttttttcatcaatttaaatttaattctgAAAAATACAATTGCAGATAAATCAAACATTAAATtgacaataattattaaagaaAGAACAACCAAGATCATTGGAGTCACAATtgatgcaaaaataaaatacatcaatagtTCCAAATGCCACACAATAAACTCAATCATTACTACATACTTACAATAAATTTACTACATCAACCTCAAGAAAATTACATCAACTACAGTAAACTCATTTCAGAGCTAAGATCAACAATAAAACAACACATGTTACACcaaacaaaacacataaaaatagcAACAGCTTCATCTTAATAATAGTTGACTTGAGATCTCCATGCATTTTCAAAATGACATTCCTAAGAGTCATAATCTCCAACTCCTTTTGAGGGCACTCTAAACATTGTGTATGTATCTGTTGTGGAGTTCTCTATTGTGCTTGAGGCCTATAGTTTGAATCCCAAATAAAGTAATTGCATCTACATTCAATGTCATAACTCTACAATTGATGAACaaaaacaacatcaaaataatttttattttaattgaactaATCTTAAATACAAAAGAAACAATTCAATATTCCAAATCAACAAAAATCGAATAACAAAAAACCATAAATCTAAACCAAAAGCCATAAATCTATAAAATCCACAAACCAAAAAACCATAATTCGATATTCCAAATTTTTAATCTAAACCAAGAACCATAAATCTAATAACCCTAATATGAGAAAACCAATCTAAAAACCAAAATCCCGAAATCCAATTTAACAATCTCAAATAAGATAATCGAAACCATAAAGGTATTGATGCTTACCACAAAATTCCTACAACCCCAAAATTTTCTTCCTCTGATCGGACCCTATTTGTCACTTGTGCATCACAGGTTTCATACCACAAGCACAATTTGGCAACTCACGAATTTCATTGGAAACAAAAGAACCATAGTTTTAGGACTGTGAATTTGACCGATTTGAACACGAGACGACCATGGATTTCGAGTTTTGGGTACCGTGAATATGACTTTTCTTGGGTGGGAGAGGAGAAAATCAAACAACGGATTTCATAatgtgaaagagaagaaaacGAATGAAAGAATTTTTTAACGTTGCCATAACGGAAACCCACTTAAAgggtaaaattgaaattatttaaaaacaaaaaatactgaagtgtgaaaaaaataaaaaaataaaaaagataaatgactaaaacgtagctgaaattaagttaagggaccacaacaACTATTTAgcttaaaatataattgtaagCATTTCATCTATTtgctacaattttttttggattatgaaattttaaaaaggattaaaataaaaatttgtttcgAGAAGCACTtcataaaatcatttttgagaaatacttttattaagaaaatgttatttttactctattaaaatatttaataattaatatctaaGTTATGGaatatcaaaattacttttctTAATCGATAACAAGTGACTTTGAAATAacctataatatttttaaataaattttcataaaaatcacttttagaataaaaaacTAAGCCATGAGTGGTGTAGCCTTTCATAAAATAATAGTGAAGTAGACTTTTAAACTAATTTTCAAGCCTTGTCAGACTTTCAAAAAGGTTAGGTCAgaattttaatctaaaaatatttatatacaataattacaatatttaaattttattacattttattttatattaaaatactaaaaataaagttattttagttattataaattaaatacttaaaatttattgatttatatttgatattttaataaaataaataataaaatcaattacaataataattacatgaaaattattttgttcaaGTCACAAATACTACAAAGTGTTACGTCATTAATGTAAGTGTCacataacaaaaaaattgaaatattaaaaatacatttaagtatgttttatttataatgaagaaaacacaattatagacaaaaaaataacattataaaaatttggGCCAGTGAGAAGACACATAATTGTTCAGActctaaaaaaacaaagaaaaatttcCCCTGTACCCCCACAGTTTGCTTTGTACCCCCAAAAAAATTCGAAAATGCCAAAActaccctcaatttttttttttttttttgctatttcAGAGAAAGTAAATGTAAATATTCTTTTCACCATTTTGTCATTCACCCAGCCGTAAAAGAGATTTCCGGTAGGCTCCAGTTTTCCGGTAACTACCAGAATACTTGTAACAAGAAATCTGGTACAGAGTAAAGTACCGGAAATGTTAAAACTGAGTTTTCCGGTACATAAGGGAaaagttgtgtaccggaaaCCTTATTTGACAAGTATTCAGGTACAATAGTAGATTCCGGAAAACTTCATTtctaagttttccggtacacaccaactttttttaatttttttttaagttttttaatttttttttaaatgttaacagaTATGGATAATCCACTACTATTAATGGACAAAACATGCgtcgatactacaaatatttttgacacagatcagatatgaataaatatatttaatattaatattataaaaatatatttttgtgattaattataattattttatttcagatatttgattcaaGGGATACTGTTGTGAAATGGGCAAAAGaaattggtataaaaaataaagttaccgTTATTATCAAAAGATGAGATATAGAGACGGGTGAGAAAGGacggagaaataaattaatattaggttgtgacaaagggggaaaatacaagtgtgctgctagttctattcgaagttcaacaaaaaaatgtgattgtcctttcaagcttagatcaaaaccattaaaagatggttcaggatggatagttaaagtaatttgtggaattcacaaccatgaattacctgatactttggaggggcatgcatatgttggacgcttaaatgaagaagatagAAAGTATGttcatgaattaacaaaatataatgttgcaccgagacacatattactctcattgcaagaccgagataagagtaatgttactaagatctcacaaatatataaacagagaAGTATCATTCGATTGCGcgtgagaggtaatagaacagagatgcaacatttattcaagttaattgaagatgcaaaatatgtgtgctggaatagaaagcgtgaagactccgatgttatgagagatattttttgggcgcatccagattcagtgaagttgttgaatttgtttccgattgtgttgattatggacagtacctacaaaaccaataaatacagaatgccattacttgaaattgttggtatgacatcaacagagaaaacatttgtagttgggtttgcttatttggaatgtgagagggaagaaaacttttgttgggcattagagagactaaaagatttgtttgttacacaaaataaattccctCAAGTAATTGTGACAGACAGAGATCTTGCGTTAATGAATGCAGTTGGCATTGTGTTTCCACATGCTGTTAATTTACTTTGTCGATTTCATatcgaaaaaaatgttggagcaaaatgcaagcaatatgtcttaaaggatagacaagagtcaatattgaatatgtggaaagaCATTATGTATTGTAGTAATGAAAAAGAGTATATGATGCGCTTGCATATGTTTGAACAATCATGTGTTGATACTaaagtgtttgttgattatgtcaaagaaacttggttgactccacataaggaaagatttgttgaagcatggacaaataaagtgatgcatttggggaacacaacgactaacaggtatttaatataattttattatatattgttgaattttacAGGGTTGAGTCGGCTCACtggaaactgaagttaatgttagaaaatagcatgagtgatttgtgtaaatgttgggaggctatgaacaacatgataaggttacaacataaaagaatcagagcctcgtttcaaaaaagtttttatgatgaagagcatgAGCACAGAAATCCATTTTATCAGAGATTGAATACATTTGTATCAACAGAAGCTCAAAGACGTATTGCTGAAGAATACGACAAAGTTGAGTGGGTGGGTACTGACAAATCTATATGTGGGTGTTCTCTGAGAAGGACATACGGATTACCTTGTGCTTGTGAATTgggacaatataaattaatgggtgaaccaattcctctagattctgtgcatattcaatggagaaaattaagcatggaaTGTGAACTCACTCAAGACACAGAAGATGGATCAGAGTTGGATATGTCTACTGAGATGAATGCCTTATGGAAACGCTTTCGATCACTTGATGTTATTGGGAAACGAGTGTTGAAGAGTAAAGTGCGTGAACTTGCTTTTCCAAGTACAAGTTCAATATGTCCACCACCTGAAAAAGTCAAAACCAAAGGAAGAGTGAAGAAGAGTAAGGGTATGAAGCCAGatggatatgatgtatatcgagacccttcttactttgagcatgttaatgcaacatatggTGAAGATATTGGTTCCCAACCCTCTCaatcaaagaagagacaagcctctcaatcaaagaaacacCCCTCTCAGTCatctcattcttcaaaaaatttgttattgacACAATTTCCTGATATTATTCAGCcatacattgatgacatatttgacgtggcagctgatggaaattgtggttTTCGCGCTATTGCATTATTGCTTGGTTTCGGTGAAGAGTGTTGGTCTTTGGTCCGCAAGAGATTGGATCAAGAGATTGTTTCTCATGTAACTCCATATGATAGATTGTTCACAGGACGCATTAAAGAAGTAAGAGATTTGTTGATGATATCTGGCTTAGGTGTTCAACTCATGGATAAATGGTTGTCCATacctgatatgggttacgtgatagcgacaacatataatattattcttgtcaCGTTCGGTCTGACATTTTCAATGACTTTCTTTCCTATGAAGGGGTTCACATTCCGGATCACAAAAAATGATCGCATTtgttgtattggttttgttaatgGAAATCACTGGGTTCcggtaattattttcttatacttttttaaattttattctgataatttttgtcttatattttgttaatttatttaatttttgcagttAAAGATGAAAGATGGATTTCCAATGCCAGACATTGCACCAGGTTGGAAGCAATATCGTACTAATGAAGCAACTTCTTGGGCAATAGCATACACAGGCCGTCTACAACACTGGGGGTATTTATTAGGCCGGTTGTCACGTATTACCCAAAATCCACCTACGGAACTCGTAGATGTAATGTCTTTAGATGAaccttaatgttttaaaattaatacaaaatcaCTTTAATGTAACCGACATttcaattgttattaattaattttagctttttgtcatgccttttagtaattgattttatcttgtatttatttcataaagtaaccgacataacaatatttaataattaataaagtaaccaacataacaataattaatagagTAACtgacataacaataattaataattaataaagtaaccgacataacaataattaataaaataactaacataaagtgttcataaaataaCCGACATAATAATAGTTCATCAaaagtgttcataaaataaCCTACATAACAATAGTTACAAAAGTGTTACTACTAACTAGTGCGACTACGTGATAAATACAAAGCTTTATAAAAGTGCCTATACAACTCATCATCTGGACTAGCTTGATGTTCACTCAACCCCTGCTGTATAAGATCACCGATCTGCTGTAGGATATGTGGCGGCTGTGAACTAGAAGCATCTGCACTGGTGGGCGGTACACTATAACGTGGGACCTGAGGTACACCATCTGGTCGCACCAGCAGTGGATGAGACACCTGATAGAACCACTCCAAATATCCATCTTCACACTCAGATGGATATGTAGCTGGACGAAGCTTGTGAAATAGCTCTGTCACTGGCGTCACATATCCCAACCATTCCACATCTACATCAAATAATCTAGCAGGATCTGGAAGTGGCGGGGAAGGAATATATTGGATATATCCGAATTGTCTCAAACACCTCTCTGGTAGATATTTCACTACAGTGTTGCATAATCGAATGTGACCAGTATAAAGCGTGATATCATCAAAAGGAATGACACCCCTGTGATTCTTCCATGGTCTCCATATAACATCTGCAGGTGTCAATGCATCAATAATACTTATGTATTCGTGGACCTTATGCTTGCCTTGCTTATAGCACCATCTATTCATTCGGGCAAAACATTCCACGTCAACACCCTGATCACCTCTATTACAAATATTCGGAAAATATTCGTAAATCCAACactgttacaaataaaaatattaaataattaatactaacaattaaatacaacataaataaattaaataaataattaacaattaatactaaaatataattgatacctGAAGCAACGTCATATATCCACCTAGCTGTTTGGTGTCATAATAGCAGGCATCTGAGAGGTAGTCATAAAGCACCACTAGTGCAGCAGTACCCCATGCATATCTATCTATACCATCTAAATATCTGAATAAAGGGAGGTACTTCGCATCAACTAGAGTATGACTCTTATCAGCGAAAATAGTACTCCCGACTAAATTCAACAGATATGCCCTAGCAGCACAGTCAAACCTCTCTGCTGCACACTGCCTTCTGAACACCTCCTTCAACCAATCCAATCTATAGTGTGCACCTCTAGTCTTTCTGGTCTCCTCCCAGATCTCTTCCGTGGTCACTCCTAATAGATGGACGGCAAGATTACATGCCGTTACTCTATCTACATCGGGTGGACTGTAGAACTCACCCCTAATAGGCAATCCGAGAAGATTggcaacatcatccaaagtaatcgtcatttcaccaaatggcatgtgaaatgacgatgtctcagaatgccatctttcaacaaaggcagatatcaagttgttgtcgatcatcttcaaactaccCCGTTGTAATGGGTTCAGACCAGACAAATTCACCCAATTCTCTATGGGTCGCGGAAGTACCGGCGgagtaaattgttgcattttcttcccatgcgcaacaattttcagcaatggtcactcctgtatacaaaaaaaaaatatgacattaaaattaaatttagacaacaaataataattaatttaaataagtaataattaatttaatatacctcACCAAACCATAGTCTAGCTGAAACATGATAACGGTATCGTGTAAGGACAGACAAATCATAAGGTCCTCCAGGATACCGTGTGAGCTCACCAGGTCCCTCAGCTCCATCATGTTCCTCCTCCATATGCTATCCCTCATGAGCAGGTGCAGCCTCCTCCTGCTCATGTACATCCACCTGCTCGTGCACCATATGCTCATGTACCACATCTTCCTCATGCACTGTAGAAGGCGC
It includes:
- the LOC101488596 gene encoding uncharacterized protein, encoding MECELTQDTEDGSELDMSTEMNALWKRFRSLDVIGKRVLKSKVRELAFPSTSSICPPPEKVKTKGRVKKSKGMKPDGYDPYIDDIFDVAADGNCGFRAIALLLGFGEECWSLVRKRLDQEIVSHVTPYDRLFTGRIKEVRDLLMISGLGVQLMDKWLSIPDMGYVIATTYNIILVTFGLTFSMTFFPMKGFTFRITKNDRICCIGFVNGNHWVPLKMKDGFPMPDIAPGWKQYRTNEATSWAIAYTGRLQHWGYLLGRLSRITQNPPTELVDVMSLDEP